GCCGATAAAGCGATCCTGCAGGCGCTCATGGATTCCGGCTGCAGCATGTCGGTAGAAGCAAACCAGATAGAAATAGGCCCAACAGCCAAAGGCATAGAAGGACTAAAAGCCTTCCAATTCGATGCCAATGACTGTCCCGACCTGTTTCCGCCACTGGTAGCACTGGCCGCCTATTGCCAGGGAACAACCGTGATCGAAGGCGTACATCGTCTTACACACAAAGAAAGCAACCGCGCACTTACCTTACAGGACGAGTTCGGTAAAATGGGACTGGAAATCGTATTGCAGGATAATCTCATGCTCGTAAAAGGCGGATTGGGTCTACAGGGTGCCAATGTTCACAGCCGTCATGATCACCGCATAGCAATGGCTTGCGCAGTAGCTGCCCTGCGCGCTTCTTCCGAAACCGTGATTGAAGAAGCAGACGCAATCAACAAATCGTATCCCGACTTTTACAGGCACTTGCAGCAACTCGGAGCTTCAGTGAATGTTTCGGAAGCTATGCCTTCTTAGAAACCGGCGGAAGAAACTTGCAATAAATCAGCCTGCAGAAAGTAAAAAGGAAAAAGACCAGTAATAAAACAATCGGTAATTGCTGCTGGTAAATAGGTCGCTGACCAACAAAACATCGATAAATCAGAAGATCATCAAATCTTAAATAAACTGCTATGAACGCATTTGGCCGCCTTTTCAGGGTAAATATTTTCGGAGAATCTCATGGTGAGTCCGTAGGCATCAATATCGATGGTATACCGGCAGGCCTGCCACTTAAGATAGAAGATTTTCTGGCCGATATTGAAAGAAGAAAAGGCGGAACCCAAAAAGGCACTACGCCACGCCAGGAATCAGACCTTCCGATCTTTAAAAGCGGCGTGTTCAACGATACCACTACAGGCGCCCCGCTAACCATCCTGTTCGAAAACAACAACACCCGCTCCGGCGATTACCAGAAACAACGCGCTGTCCCACGCCCCGGCCACGCCGATTTCGTCGCCGGCATAAAATTCGGCGGATTCGAAGATTTCCGTGGTGGCGGGCATTTCAGCGGCCGCCTTACCGTTTGCCTGGTCGCCGCCGGCGTCATAGCAAAAAAGATCCTCGGCAATAACATTTCCGTTAAAGCCTCCATCCTCGAAATAGGTGGCGAACAAGACCTCGATAAAGGCCTCCAAAAAGCAATAGACCAGAAAGATTCTATCGGCGGCATCGTAGAATGCCGCGTAACAGGCCTGCCAGCCGGCATCGGAGAGCCTTTCTTCGATAGCGTGGAATCACAGATAGCCCACGCCGCTTTTGCCATCCCTGCCGTACGCGGTATCGAATTTGGAACAGGTTTCCCGGCAGCACGCATGTTCGGTGCCGAACACAACGATGCTATTGAAGACGCCAGCGGCAAAACCCGTACAAACCATGCCGGCGGCGTAGTAGGAGGTATTACCAATGGAAATGAACTTGTTTTCCGCATCGCCATCAAACCCACAGCCTCTACTCCCAAAGAACAACAAACCTGGAACTGCGAAACCAACGCCATAGAATCTTTCTCCGTAAAAGGAAGACATGATCTCTGCATCGCACTGCGCGTTCCCGTTGTATTGGAAGCAATTACCGCTATGGTACTTACCGATCTGTTGTTATTGGAACAACGGGTTCCCAGGATTTATGTGAAAAACTAACACTCCCTGGCAAACAGGGTTAAAGTAACTTGGCAAAAGGAGCCCGGTATGGGCGGAAGTTCGTGGTGGGCCTGGCAAACAGGCCAAAACTGGCAAACAGACCAAAACTGGCAAACAGACCAAAACTGGCAAACAGACCAAAACTGGCAAACAGACCAAAATTAACTTCGCTAAAAGGCTATTTCAATGATTGATCAGCACGCCGCAGGAAAGCCTCAAACGGCAGGTTTAAAATACCAAAACGGGTAGCCGTATCCGTAGCAGCATTGCCGGTATAAGAATAATGCCACCATTCCGTCGACAAGGCCGTAAACCCATACGCCTGCATCACGGTTCGTAACAGCAATCGGTTGGCGATAACGGCGCTGTCCAGTTGCATATAATCATGATGCGCTTTTTCCGAAAAATCATCGAACCCCGTAGGCATGGCTAATTCCCGTCCGGTAGCCAGGTCGGCCAAGGTCACATCTACGGCAATGCCCCTGTTATGGCCACTTCCTTTGGCCGGGTTGGCTGCATAGCGCTCATCCGGAACAATCTTCCACATCTTCTCCGTTACGGAATAAGGCCGGTAGGCATCGTAAAAAAGCAGCGAAAAACCGCGCTGCCGCAAAGCTGCCTGCACCCTGGCAAGCGCCTTTGCAACCGGCAGTCTTACCAGTACCTCTGGGTTTTGATACAGCACCTGGCCCGTAAAATTCCCGGGCCTGGCATAATACCAGTTGGTAAGAACAGGACTGAAATAATCCTTTACCGCAACCATACGCTGGTTGCTATCCAGGGCTATGGTCGCGGCATAAGAGGCCTGGTTCGAAATAACCTTTAGCCCGTATTTATTTTCCGGCACAGCATTTGGGCGTTGTGCGAAAATGCTTGCCCCCGTAAATAAGAGGCTTGCACCTAGTATGTTTAAAATATGCCTATATTTCATGTCGAACCCGGAGCGGAAATAGCTGTCCGGCCCCTTAAAAATAAATATTTACGGATGAAAATATATACGACATTAATTCTATGCCTGTTGTTTTCTATCCCTGTATGGGCCCAGCTGCAAACAAAGGATACCAGTTCCGAAAAGGTGGCTTATGGCATCGCCAGCTTCTACAGTAAGAACCTCGACAGCACACGTACCGCCACAGGTGAAATCTTCCTCAACAGTAAAATGACAGCTGCCAGTAACCACTTTAAGCTAAATAGCTGGGTGCGCGTTACCAATCTGCGCAATGGCAAATCAGTGATCGTACGCATTAATGACCGCATGCATAAAAGAATGGTCCTGAGAGGCCGTGTGGTCGACCTCAGCAGGTCCGCAGCCGAAAAACTTAATTTTATCAGCTCCGGCCTCGTAAGGGTAAAAGTAGTCTTGGTCCCGCCCGGAACAACGGAATGACGAAACAACGGGTAATGCAATAAAGCGCAAAATCCAGATAACTTAACTTATTAAAAACCAAAGAGGGGCATCTGGTACATAAATGGCATTCAGATCGCCATTTCTAAGGCCACGGGCTATTTTTCGACAGTCTACACGATCTGTCTTCCGCTTACTCTCCTTATCACTACTTGGTACATCTGCGGCATGAATAATCTGGCAATCTATTCCCTTCTGCGTGAAAGAACGCTGTAGCCAATATCCAGAAAAGCCGGATTTATAGGCTACATGATAATTACCACCAGGGTAGTTATGCTGCAAATGTTTAACTAACTGATCTACATTGGGTTCCTGAGTGAAGGTTTTTAATTCAAATTCATCACTGTAGATACTTACTGCCCAGCTTTTGTGGTGAGTATCTATTCCTACGTACAGATTGTGCCCTGCAAAATCCGTAACTTTAATTGCGTTTGAAGTCATGGATTTGAGATTTGTACTTTAAAGCTACTTATTCCCGAAGCCATGATTTTTTATGCAAACATAGGAACTCATAAGTCCGGTACACCCTCTTTTTATTCATATCCCTGATGTACTCGGGTACCCATTTAAGCGATTGTCAGAGGCTATTTTTATTTAGGAGCCAACCTCTTTGTTTTTTGGAACCCTATACCAAAACGGTATGCCTGCATAAGCTATTGCAGGACTGCAACAAGTATTACCTGTTCTTCTTAGGCATCACCGCCTTAGGCCGCTCAGGCACAGTAGCAGGCGGCGCAGCCGGCTTGGGTTTGGCCGGAGCTGGCTTGCTGCTCGTTCCCGAAGGTGAAGTATTATCGTTGTTTTTGAAAGGCTGACTTTCCGGTCCAAGATCCTGTGGCTGCGCATCGGCAGGCGCTACATCGCCATAATCTGCCGAAGAACCGTTACCTACATCCTCTCCCTCTGCGCCCAGCTGCGTAGGCACACTGTTCATCCAGTCGCCGATCACGTCATTGCTCATCATATCAGGCTTCACAAAGCTGGAGCGGGTATCCAGTCCCAGTGATTTATCATTCGATGCCTTATCATAAAAATAGGCCCAGATAGGTAACGCAACAGAAGAACCCTGCCCTATACTGGTACTGTTGAAACGGATAAACCGGTCGTCGCAACCAGTCCATACACCGGCGATCAACTGGGGTGTGTAACCCATGAACCAGGCATCACTATTGTCATTCGTTGTCCCGGTTTTACCGGCAATATCTCCCTGAACATCATAACTCCACATCCTGCGGCCTGTACCATATTTCATGACCCCTTGCATCATGCTGATAACAGAATAAGCAGTGATATCGCTGATCACTTCTTTACGTTGTGGAATGAAAGTCTGAAGCACATTACCGTTGCGGTCTTCAATACGTGTAATATACATCGGTTTCACGTTAAAGCCACGTCCGGGAAACATACTATATGCCTGCATCATCTCAAACAAAGAGATCTCCGCACTACCCAGGGCAATAGAAGGATAAGGCTCTATATTGGTTTGTATGTTACATTCTTTGAGAAAATTCACAAATCGTTTGGCGCCTTCATTGCCCTGCGGTCCCAATTGCTTCATGATATAGGCGGTAGCGCAGTTGCGCGAAAGCGCCAGGGCTTTGGCCATAGGCATCGTTTCGCCGGAACAGGTGGTAGTGGTCGCCGGCACCACGCCAAAGCTGCCAAAATTCTGCTGCTCGTCAACCACCATGGTATTAGGAGTAAAGCCATTGTCTTCAATAGCCAGGCTATACAGCAAAGGCTTCATAGTACTACCTACCTGGCGCTTGGTATTAATGTTAACGTGATCGTATTTGAATGTTTTGAAATCAATACCGCCTACCCATGCTTTTATCTCGCCGCTTAAAGGATCCATAGCCATAAAGCCCGCCTGTAACATCTGCCGGTGGTATTTCAGAGAATCCATCGGCGTCATCACTGTATCGATGCTGCGTGCCGTATTCCAGGCAAACACCTGCATAGGTACCTTGGTGCTGAATGCCTTCTTCAGGTCTTCATCAGATAAACCATCACGCTTGCCGTTTTTCCAGCGGTCGCTTTGCTTCATGGCGGCATCCAGGATATTTTCATGCCCCTTCCATACACTGCCGTTCTTAATATTGCTCTGCGCCGCCAGCAGCTTTTGCATATAGCTGTAATGCTTGGCTACCGCCTCCTCAGCATACTGCTGCATAATAGGGTTGAGGGTGGTATATATCTTAAGACCATCACGGTAAAGATTATAACTCTCTCCGTCAGACTTCTTATGTTCCTTACACCACTTCTTCATGTCTTCGCCCAGTATCATACGGAAATAAGGAGCAATACCAGCGGTCTCATCCATCTTCTTATAGTTCAGCGGTATGGGCTTTTTCTTGTAAGCTTCCGCTTCTCCGGCAGTAAGGAATTTATTACGTACCATCTGGTTGATCACCGTATTACGCCTGTTAAGCGCCCTCGCCGGATTAACCCGTGGATTATAAGTATAAGCCGCTTTTAACATGCCAATGAGTACCGCAGCCTCATCAAGTGTCAAACGGTCTGGCTCTTTCTGAAAGAAAGTTTTCGCAGCATTACGGATCCCATAAACGTTGTCGCCGAAGGCTACCGTATTTAGATAAAGCGTAATGATCTCATCTTTCGTAAAGTTGCGCTCCAGCTTAACGGCAATGATACTTTCCTTGATCTTTTGCAGCGACCTCAGGAATATATTCTTCGTGCTCCAGTTTTGCGTGAACAGGTTTTTGGCCGTTTGCATGGTAATGGTACTGGCGCCACCTTCACTGCCTAACGAAAAAAACGCACGTGCCAGCGAACGCGGATCTATCCCCTTATGATCATAGAAACGCTCATCTTCCGTCGCCACCAGCGCATTGATAACATGTTTGCTGATATCCTTATAAGCAATATTTACACGGTCTTCCAGGTAATATTTACCCATCAAAGTCCCGTCTTCGGCATAAACCTGGCTCGCCTGTGAGGCAGTCGGATTTTCAAGGTCTGAAATCGAAGGCATCTTGCCAAATACACCCCAGTTGGCAAGTAAAAGAACAAGCACTATCAGTCCCAGCCCGATAAAGAATACTCGCCATAATATTTTGACTGATTTTTTCATTTATAGCTACAGTTTTATGCCGGTTTTATAAGGAATATGAATGTTAAGCCACGAATTTAGAACTTTCCCGGTAACGCCTGTTTTAAAAGTTCTTTATAGGCCTCCAGCTCGTTGTCCTGTTTTAACAGCGTAAGGTTCGAAGGACTGATAATACCATATTCATACTTCTCTGGTTTTAACCACGGCAGAATACGGCTGCGGCTGGCAGGACGCGCTTTATCGATATACCCCATTGCCAGAACCGCTTTAGGGAAAGGCCCCATAAGCAGCATTTGAGTGCTGTCGTTAAGCTTATGTACGCCTATATCTATCTTTTCGCTATAGAAATTTTCCCTGTTGAAACGCGAGAACGCATTACGCGCCTCATTCACATATACACCATCTACCTTGTTCAGGAACAGTACAACAAAATGTTCCTCCTCGGGATTGTAGGCAAACTTTTTAACAGTTACAACAGGAATGGTATCCCGCTTCACTTCTATGATGCGGGCAGGAGCAGCCGCAGTTGCCAGCGTATCTCTGATAACCAGCACAGGCTTATTCGGAATCACACTTAAAGCCGCAGCATCCGTTAACAGCGGAATATCCTCATCCGCCCTCGTCACCTGCAGGTTGGTAAGATATTCTTCTATCTCTTTCCGCCGCTTCAGCACATCTATCATAGTAGTCGCCTTTTCTGCAAGCGGCGTGCCGGCATGCGCTTGTTTAAGATCCGTCAAACGCTGAATGGCAGTACTGTCGTCACGCTGCTTGATGTAATAAACAGCTTCTATGTAAAGCAGTTGGGGCGACCAGTTATTCTTACCGCCATACAAACTGTCCGCAAGCTGCTTTTCCTGCTTCGCTTTTTCAAAATTGCCTTCCACGAAAAGATCATACACCCGCTCATAATGTTTGGTGGCGGCATCGGCTTCCTTGGGCGTTTGCTGGTCGCTTTTATTGACCAGTTGTGTCCACTTGCTGTTGGGGAAAGCCCGCTGCATGGCCGTTTTCACCGAATCCTGGCGACGGGTATCTCCCAGCCGGCGATAGCAGTAGTTAAGATTGAACAGCACTTCTTCCTGCATTTTTGTCTCCGGGTAACGGCGAAGCAGTTCGTTATAGGTTTCTATCGCCGTAGGATAATCCTGCAGCTCGCTCTGGAATACCTTGGCATTGGAAAATAGCGCTTGTATGATCTTTTCATCCGAAGCAGCCATCTTCTCCGGGCTTAACGGCAGCTTACCCATTAACGCGTCGAACGATAACGTATCAGTACCCGCAGCAGCAGCGCTGTCTTTTTGCGCTTTCGCGATCTCTTCTGCTACCTGCGCCTGGTTACGTGTCATAGGATCAATAGCCGAACTCCTGCGCCAGTTGTCAACATTCGGACGTTTACCCCAGCGTGTATTGAACTCGGCAACACCGCTCGACTTTAGCGAAGTATTGTTGAAATACCATTCGCTCGCCGAGGCGTTTGTTTCGCTGAACAACGTTGCAGGCGCTACATTACGTACCGCTGTATTTACAAAGTTTTTGTCTTCATCTTTCAAACCCTGCGAACGACGCAGCTTACGCGCTATCTTGCGAACTTCCTCCTCACGCGTTGCGGCCGGCAACGCAGCAAGATGCTGAAGGCTGTCCTGCCGTTGTACGGTCGTTACATTATTGGCAATAGTGGTGAGAGAAGGCTTGCGTTGCTCCACCCGGCTCTGATCTTCGGTCTTCTTAAGCTGACCGTTATCTATACTGTCATACGCGTTGTGTGCCGCTACATAATCTTTCGTGTCGTAGTTAATATCACCAAGCAGCAGGAACGATAAACTGCGCTGCGTTGGATTATTGGTAGCGCTGGCCACACTTTTCCATAAATAGCTTTGAGCATCTTTAGGCCGGTTCAGGTCCATTGCCACCTGGGCCGCAGCATAATAAACCACATCACGATATAGGATATATTTCTCACGCTTCGCAAGTTGTAACAGCTTCGCAAGCTTCTGCTGAAGAAAAACTACATCGCCTTTGTTGGTACTGAGCCGTATGCTGGCTAAGGTAGCATAGGCCTCAAGTACCGGATCGATGGTATGACTGGCGCTCTTAAGAAAATACGAAGATGCCAGGTCTTCATTACGACTGCCCAGCAGGTATAACTGCCCGATAAGATATTCACGCCTTGCACGCTCCTGGCGGCTTCCCGTATGGTCAAGCGTAAAGTTCAACTGTACCGCAGCGCTGTCATAAACCTGCTGCGTATAAAACCAGTAACCCATCACCTCGTGAAGCTCCGGCTGAAGACGTTCGGGAAAATGCGGGTCAGCTTTTAATATCTCTAACAATCCCGCGGCTTCATTAATGGCGCCGGATTCTATATAAGTCCGCGCCAGCCATAACAAACCGCTGTTCCGGCTCGGATGATGAGTTGTAACCTTTTGCCAGGCATTCCTCCGCTCATCGGTGGCGATCGTAAATTCTCCGTTGGTATTACTCACATTGCTGCCTATCGGGATATCATACCCATCGTCTTTGGGAGCAAAAGCATAGTTGATATAACGAAACACATGCGTGGCCGAATCAAAGTTTTTACGTAACAGGTAAGCCTTGCCCAGCAGCAGGTACATATCATCGATCCAGTCGTTATTCAGGTTATGAAGTAATATGCCCGCTGTGCATTTATAAATAATACTGTCCAGTTCATTGGTCTCCCGCGAGGTAACGTTGAGATCGTAATTGTAATAGGGGAGAAGCTGGGTATAATCATTCACCGCCGATTGACGGGCCTTGTCAAGAACTCCGTTGAATTTGGTATTGGCATTGAAAAAGTAGTTATAGTGCGTTACCATATTCTGATAAATATGGCGCGAAGTATTGAACTTCTTGTCCTCTGTCTTTTCAGCACCCAGCCTCCGGTTCTCGTACTTTTCAGGTTTGTCCAGCGCAATGCTCGAACCACGCTGCGCTTTGGCTGGCGCATAACACAGGTTCAGCAGAAATAACACAGGTATAAAATGTAAAAACGGCCTTTTTAATAACATGTGAATGATACACTTGAACATATAACCGCAAAATCGGTGAAATTATTATAAAAATACACTTATTTTCCCGCCGCGTTAAGCAAATAACCCCGTTATTAGTATCTTTAAATTCTACGCGCAACAGAACGAATGGCCAAGATCGAAACACAAACCACTTTACGGCGGCTAAGAAATCGCTATCGCTTAGTGGTCATGAATGATGACACATATGAAGAGGTAGTAACATTTAAACTGTCACGCATGAGCGTATATATAGGATTAAGTGTTATATTTGTTTTGTTAGTCGGCCTTACTACAGCATTATTGGTATTAACTCCTTTAAAGTATTACATACCAGGCTATGGTAGCAGGCAAGGACGCACCGAACTACAGGTTTTGAAAATAAGGACGGACTCACTGGAAAGGTCTATAAGGTTAAAAGATCAGTACCTCGATAATATTAAAAAGGTACTTTCAGGTAATACATCTGTACCCCGAGACACGAATGCGATAAACGTACCCAAGACAGAAATTTCAAACGATTAAAAAACTGAAATCTTATGTTTTCCCCCAAAAGCAAGACCGAAGAAGTAACAGTAGCTTCCGGAAAAACCAGCATGATCGGTTCAGGAATGACCATTCAGGGCGAAATTAACAGTCAAAGCGACATTCGTATCGATGGTAAAATGGTAGGAAACGTGCATTGCAGCGCCAGGGTACTGGTAGGTGTAGATGGCGAAGTAGAAGGAAATATCTATGCACAGCAGGTAGATATTACCGGTAAAGTAACAGGTAACATCCACGTGAAAGAACAGGCTAACCTGCGTAATAACGCAGTAATAGCAGGTGATATCGTCGCGGGTAAATTATCTATCGAACCCACCGTTAATTTCAACGGCAAATGCAGTATGCCGGGTAAAAACACCACCAACGGCTCTCAGGTGGTAGAACTTATAGCAGAAAAACATGAAAGAAAAGTCGCCCTTGCCGAATAACAGCGGCAACAGGCTTTTATGGTTATATCTTGGTTTCGCTTTCCAGGCGCTGATAAGCCTGGGACTGGCCGTGTATGCAGGTATCTGGCTCGATAAACACATAAAACCGGGTTTCCCCCTATTGGTTTGGGTATTACCTTTGGCGATCATTATCAGTTTGATCGTTAAAGCAATTAAAGACACAAACCGCAGAGGCAAAAACTGATAAGTTGTTAGGATTAACGGCTTCTGCGTCAGATTTTATATGAACAGATTACAATTACGCAACACGTTCCTGCCTTTACTGGCTATCTTCTTATTGGTGAATATCGTTTGCATCAGCTCGGCCGCTAAACTCGCAGCTAATAAAATTGATGCCGCCGTGGTACAGGTAGCCAACGTGCTGCTCTTTGCAGTAGCTTTTATAAGCAGCCTCATGCATTATCGCGCATTGAAAAGTGCAAACCCCCACGCTTTTGTCAGAAGTGTAATGGG
The sequence above is a segment of the Filimonas effusa genome. Coding sequences within it:
- a CDS encoding chorismate synthase, producing the protein MNAFGRLFRVNIFGESHGESVGINIDGIPAGLPLKIEDFLADIERRKGGTQKGTTPRQESDLPIFKSGVFNDTTTGAPLTILFENNNTRSGDYQKQRAVPRPGHADFVAGIKFGGFEDFRGGGHFSGRLTVCLVAAGVIAKKILGNNISVKASILEIGGEQDLDKGLQKAIDQKDSIGGIVECRVTGLPAGIGEPFFDSVESQIAHAAFAIPAVRGIEFGTGFPAARMFGAEHNDAIEDASGKTRTNHAGGVVGGITNGNELVFRIAIKPTASTPKEQQTWNCETNAIESFSVKGRHDLCIALRVPVVLEAITAMVLTDLLLLEQRVPRIYVKN
- a CDS encoding M15 family metallopeptidase, which translates into the protein MPENKYGLKVISNQASYAATIALDSNQRMVAVKDYFSPVLTNWYYARPGNFTGQVLYQNPEVLVRLPVAKALARVQAALRQRGFSLLFYDAYRPYSVTEKMWKIVPDERYAANPAKGSGHNRGIAVDVTLADLATGRELAMPTGFDDFSEKAHHDYMQLDSAVIANRLLLRTVMQAYGFTALSTEWWHYSYTGNAATDTATRFGILNLPFEAFLRRADQSLK
- a CDS encoding septal ring lytic transglycosylase RlpA family protein, with the translated sequence MKIYTTLILCLLFSIPVWAQLQTKDTSSEKVAYGIASFYSKNLDSTRTATGEIFLNSKMTAASNHFKLNSWVRVTNLRNGKSVIVRINDRMHKRMVLRGRVVDLSRSAAEKLNFISSGLVRVKVVLVPPGTTE
- a CDS encoding IS110 family transposase; this encodes MTSNAIKVTDFAGHNLYVGIDTHHKSWAVSIYSDEFELKTFTQEPNVDQLVKHLQHNYPGGNYHVAYKSGFSGYWLQRSFTQKGIDCQIIHAADVPSSDKESKRKTDRVDCRKIARGLRNGDLNAIYVPDAPLWFLIS
- a CDS encoding penicillin-binding protein 1A → MKKSVKILWRVFFIGLGLIVLVLLLANWGVFGKMPSISDLENPTASQASQVYAEDGTLMGKYYLEDRVNIAYKDISKHVINALVATEDERFYDHKGIDPRSLARAFFSLGSEGGASTITMQTAKNLFTQNWSTKNIFLRSLQKIKESIIAVKLERNFTKDEIITLYLNTVAFGDNVYGIRNAAKTFFQKEPDRLTLDEAAVLIGMLKAAYTYNPRVNPARALNRRNTVINQMVRNKFLTAGEAEAYKKKPIPLNYKKMDETAGIAPYFRMILGEDMKKWCKEHKKSDGESYNLYRDGLKIYTTLNPIMQQYAEEAVAKHYSYMQKLLAAQSNIKNGSVWKGHENILDAAMKQSDRWKNGKRDGLSDEDLKKAFSTKVPMQVFAWNTARSIDTVMTPMDSLKYHRQMLQAGFMAMDPLSGEIKAWVGGIDFKTFKYDHVNINTKRQVGSTMKPLLYSLAIEDNGFTPNTMVVDEQQNFGSFGVVPATTTTCSGETMPMAKALALSRNCATAYIMKQLGPQGNEGAKRFVNFLKECNIQTNIEPYPSIALGSAEISLFEMMQAYSMFPGRGFNVKPMYITRIEDRNGNVLQTFIPQRKEVISDITAYSVISMMQGVMKYGTGRRMWSYDVQGDIAGKTGTTNDNSDAWFMGYTPQLIAGVWTGCDDRFIRFNSTSIGQGSSVALPIWAYFYDKASNDKSLGLDTRSSFVKPDMMSNDVIGDWMNSVPTQLGAEGEDVGNGSSADYGDVAPADAQPQDLGPESQPFKNNDNTSPSGTSSKPAPAKPKPAAPPATVPERPKAVMPKKNR
- the porW gene encoding type IX secretion system periplasmic lipoprotein PorW/SprE, yielding MLFLLNLCYAPAKAQRGSSIALDKPEKYENRRLGAEKTEDKKFNTSRHIYQNMVTHYNYFFNANTKFNGVLDKARQSAVNDYTQLLPYYNYDLNVTSRETNELDSIIYKCTAGILLHNLNNDWIDDMYLLLGKAYLLRKNFDSATHVFRYINYAFAPKDDGYDIPIGSNVSNTNGEFTIATDERRNAWQKVTTHHPSRNSGLLWLARTYIESGAINEAAGLLEILKADPHFPERLQPELHEVMGYWFYTQQVYDSAAVQLNFTLDHTGSRQERARREYLIGQLYLLGSRNEDLASSYFLKSASHTIDPVLEAYATLASIRLSTNKGDVVFLQQKLAKLLQLAKREKYILYRDVVYYAAAQVAMDLNRPKDAQSYLWKSVASATNNPTQRSLSFLLLGDINYDTKDYVAAHNAYDSIDNGQLKKTEDQSRVEQRKPSLTTIANNVTTVQRQDSLQHLAALPAATREEEVRKIARKLRRSQGLKDEDKNFVNTAVRNVAPATLFSETNASASEWYFNNTSLKSSGVAEFNTRWGKRPNVDNWRRSSAIDPMTRNQAQVAEEIAKAQKDSAAAAGTDTLSFDALMGKLPLSPEKMAASDEKIIQALFSNAKVFQSELQDYPTAIETYNELLRRYPETKMQEEVLFNLNYCYRRLGDTRRQDSVKTAMQRAFPNSKWTQLVNKSDQQTPKEADAATKHYERVYDLFVEGNFEKAKQEKQLADSLYGGKNNWSPQLLYIEAVYYIKQRDDSTAIQRLTDLKQAHAGTPLAEKATTMIDVLKRRKEIEEYLTNLQVTRADEDIPLLTDAAALSVIPNKPVLVIRDTLATAAAPARIIEVKRDTIPVVTVKKFAYNPEEEHFVVLFLNKVDGVYVNEARNAFSRFNRENFYSEKIDIGVHKLNDSTQMLLMGPFPKAVLAMGYIDKARPASRSRILPWLKPEKYEYGIISPSNLTLLKQDNELEAYKELLKQALPGKF
- a CDS encoding bactofilin family protein, whose translation is MFSPKSKTEEVTVASGKTSMIGSGMTIQGEINSQSDIRIDGKMVGNVHCSARVLVGVDGEVEGNIYAQQVDITGKVTGNIHVKEQANLRNNAVIAGDIVAGKLSIEPTVNFNGKCSMPGKNTTNGSQVVELIAEKHERKVALAE